In one window of Methanosarcina vacuolata Z-761 DNA:
- the hisF gene encoding imidazole glycerol phosphate synthase subunit HisF has translation MLTKRIIPCLDVTLDRAGGCVVKGVEFVDLKEAGDPVELAKRYNEEGADELVFLDITASAHGRKTMIDVIERTADEVFIPLTIGGGINSINAIRQILRAGADKVSVNTSAVKNPDFIKESSDIFGAQCIVTAIDCRRNTDIKNNPDKTILELEDGTPAWYEVVIYGGREATGIDAVQWARKAEELGSGEILLTSMDRDGTCAGYDLPITKKLSEELDVPIIASGGVGNPQHIYEGFSIGKADAALAASIFHFREYSIKEVKEYLREREIPVRL, from the coding sequence ATGCTCACCAAAAGAATAATACCATGCCTTGATGTGACCCTTGACAGAGCAGGCGGCTGTGTTGTTAAGGGGGTTGAGTTTGTGGACCTGAAAGAGGCCGGAGACCCTGTGGAACTCGCCAAGCGCTACAATGAAGAGGGCGCAGACGAACTTGTTTTTCTGGACATTACAGCTTCGGCTCACGGCAGGAAAACTATGATCGATGTGATCGAAAGAACTGCAGACGAGGTTTTCATTCCTCTTACGATTGGAGGAGGAATAAACTCCATTAATGCAATTCGCCAGATCCTCAGAGCTGGGGCAGATAAAGTCTCAGTTAACACTTCTGCGGTCAAGAATCCTGACTTCATAAAAGAGTCCTCAGATATATTTGGAGCCCAGTGTATCGTCACTGCCATTGATTGCAGGCGAAATACCGACATAAAGAATAATCCCGACAAAACGATTCTGGAGCTCGAAGACGGAACACCTGCCTGGTATGAGGTTGTAATTTACGGAGGCAGGGAAGCTACAGGAATCGATGCTGTGCAATGGGCAAGAAAAGCAGAAGAATTGGGTTCCGGAGAAATCCTGCTCACAAGCATGGACCGGGACGGTACGTGTGCAGGTTATGACCTTCCAATTACGAAAAAGCTCTCAGAAGAGCTCGATGTTCCGATCATAGCTTCTGGAGGAGTAGGAAACCCTCAGCACATCTACGAAGGTTTTTCAATTGGAAAAGCTGATGCCGCACTTGCAGCAAGTATCTTCCACTTCAGAGAGTACTCAATCAAGGAAGTCAAAGAATACCTTAGGGAAAGGGAAATTCCTGTAAGGCTTTAA
- a CDS encoding restriction endonuclease subunit S domain-containing protein, whose protein sequence is MNKTATRTGNITTDNVTADRTTEIALAHSGLTKIEVTLLKQNLTQMIVDKNIVNPYYLVNPYYLVNPYYLVNPYYLVNPYYLVNQ, encoded by the coding sequence GTGAATAAAACTGCCACCAGAACGGGTAATATTACCACGGATAATGTTACTGCAGACCGAACAACAGAAATTGCTCTTGCTCATTCTGGACTTACAAAAATCGAGGTTACTTTGTTAAAGCAAAACTTGACACAGATGATAGTGGACAAGAATATTGTTAATCCGTACTATCTTGTTAATCCATACTATCTTGTTAATCCGTACTATCTTGTTAATCCATACTATCTTGTTAATCCGTACTATCTTGTTAATCAGTAA
- the lysS gene encoding lysine--tRNA ligase encodes MADTIQWADVIAEDVLKKNGKHLVATGITPSGSIHIGNMREVVTADAVYRALVDKRANADFIYIADNYDPLRKVYPFLPESYVEHVGKPISEIPCPCGNCANYAEHFLKPFMEALRRLGINPQVYRADEMYKTGKYTEAIKTALVKRDAIAKILEEISGKTVAPDWSPFNPRCNQCGRITTTKVTGFDLEAETVDYVCECGHSGTVPMAGGGKLTWRVDWPARWSVLGVTVEPFGKDHASKGGSYDTGKRIVREIFGHEPPYPIVYEWIMLGKQGAMSSSTGVVVSISDMLEIVPPEVLRYLIIRTKPEKHIQFDPGQPLLSLVDEYERLRTQFRENDPSLGAFQRRVYELSRATGICQSEIPFKQMVTIYQVARGDFDQILKIVKRSGFSTEDKKCIKELADNVSKWLKLYAPPFARFKVKEKVPVQAATLSELQRAFLSAFAALIESRGKISGEEYHMLVYSAKDKGSELNRKIAEKLNTPVSQVDPRELFKAIYISLLGQSSGPKAGWFLSSFEKEFLVERFEEASNYSPEKQA; translated from the coding sequence ATGGCTGACACAATTCAATGGGCAGACGTCATAGCTGAAGACGTGTTAAAAAAGAATGGCAAACATCTTGTTGCTACAGGCATCACTCCGTCGGGGAGCATCCATATAGGCAACATGAGAGAAGTCGTGACTGCCGATGCTGTTTACAGGGCTCTGGTTGATAAAAGAGCAAATGCTGACTTTATCTATATTGCTGACAATTATGATCCCCTGCGCAAGGTTTACCCATTCCTTCCCGAGAGTTACGTCGAACATGTGGGGAAGCCCATCTCCGAAATCCCCTGTCCCTGTGGAAACTGCGCAAACTATGCCGAGCATTTCTTGAAACCTTTCATGGAAGCCCTCAGGCGACTGGGCATTAATCCTCAGGTTTACAGGGCAGATGAGATGTATAAGACAGGCAAATACACCGAAGCAATAAAAACTGCCCTTGTTAAAAGAGATGCCATTGCAAAAATCCTGGAAGAAATCTCGGGGAAAACCGTAGCTCCGGATTGGAGCCCTTTCAATCCCAGATGCAATCAATGCGGAAGGATCACAACAACGAAGGTAACGGGTTTTGATCTGGAAGCCGAAACCGTGGACTATGTATGTGAATGCGGGCACTCCGGGACCGTACCCATGGCAGGGGGAGGAAAACTTACCTGGCGCGTTGACTGGCCTGCCCGCTGGTCAGTTTTAGGAGTGACTGTCGAACCTTTCGGAAAAGACCATGCTTCGAAAGGTGGTTCTTACGATACCGGAAAGAGAATAGTAAGAGAAATTTTCGGGCACGAACCTCCATATCCAATTGTCTATGAGTGGATAATGCTTGGTAAACAGGGAGCGATGTCTTCTTCTACAGGGGTCGTTGTCTCGATTTCGGACATGCTGGAAATCGTACCACCCGAAGTTCTTCGCTATCTGATCATCCGCACAAAACCTGAAAAACACATTCAATTCGATCCTGGACAGCCTCTCCTCTCCCTTGTGGACGAATACGAACGACTCCGGACGCAGTTCAGGGAAAATGATCCTTCACTTGGAGCTTTTCAGAGAAGAGTGTATGAACTTTCTAGGGCAACCGGTATTTGTCAGTCTGAAATTCCCTTCAAGCAGATGGTGACTATCTATCAGGTAGCAAGGGGAGATTTTGACCAGATCCTGAAAATAGTAAAACGTTCAGGTTTTTCAACTGAAGATAAAAAGTGTATAAAAGAACTGGCAGACAACGTGTCTAAATGGCTAAAGCTCTATGCCCCACCCTTTGCCAGGTTTAAAGTGAAAGAAAAGGTGCCTGTACAGGCAGCAACTCTATCCGAGCTTCAAAGAGCCTTTCTTTCAGCCTTTGCAGCCCTTATTGAGTCCAGAGGCAAAATCAGTGGAGAAGAATACCATATGCTGGTCTATTCTGCAAAGGACAAGGGTTCCGAACTGAACAGAAAGATTGCAGAAAAGCTGAATACTCCTGTTTCTCAGGTGGACCCCAGGGAGCTTTTCAAGGCGATCTATATTTCATTACTTGGGCAGAGTTCAGGCCCCAAAGCCGGTTGGTTCTTATCTTCGTTTGAGAAGGAATTTCTGGTAGAAAGGTTTGAAGAAGCTTCAAACTACAGCCCTGAAAAACAGGCATAA
- a CDS encoding pro-sigmaK processing inhibitor BofA family protein: protein MVVGIIEVLVLILAIVVAFLLYKALKTATSLAINAVLGVLVLMAAKLLFGLEIAITWVAVLICAIGGIFGALVIIVLNYLKIAFI, encoded by the coding sequence ATGGTAGTTGGAATTATAGAAGTTTTAGTACTGATTCTGGCAATCGTAGTGGCCTTTCTCCTGTATAAAGCCCTGAAGACCGCAACCAGCCTTGCAATAAATGCAGTACTTGGGGTCTTAGTCCTTATGGCGGCAAAACTTTTGTTCGGACTTGAAATCGCAATTACCTGGGTAGCAGTTCTTATCTGCGCAATAGGGGGTATTTTTGGAGCGCTTGTTATAATTGTACTGAATTATTTGAAAATAGCTTTCATATAA
- a CDS encoding HVO_0476 family zinc finger protein, translated as MIREIEVKCPSCSPEEEVGHEVLKEGQSPLVRCLECGQVHAVKLKTPKSARLKVIVSKMDISNTYKTELDSETVLQVDDELVVDDEETGMVVPILITALDAGGKRVHIARAEDTETIWGRAIDEITVKFSAQAGTEKTEVLEKRVPGEYEFVVGAEERVGNKSLFINKIKVRDGAFRSRKGDVVLAKYVKRIFARKKWEGSGQREFRRGPW; from the coding sequence ATGATAAGAGAAATTGAAGTTAAGTGCCCTTCATGCTCCCCTGAAGAAGAGGTAGGGCACGAGGTTCTGAAAGAGGGGCAGAGTCCGCTTGTCCGCTGTCTGGAGTGCGGTCAGGTGCATGCAGTGAAGCTTAAAACCCCCAAATCCGCCAGATTGAAAGTGATAGTCAGTAAGATGGACATTTCAAACACTTACAAAACTGAACTGGATTCCGAGACTGTCCTTCAGGTGGACGATGAGCTGGTTGTAGATGACGAGGAAACAGGGATGGTAGTGCCTATTCTGATTACTGCTCTTGATGCAGGAGGAAAACGAGTTCATATTGCTCGGGCAGAAGATACCGAGACAATCTGGGGCAGAGCTATTGATGAGATAACTGTAAAATTTTCCGCACAGGCAGGGACTGAAAAAACCGAAGTCCTTGAAAAACGTGTGCCTGGCGAGTATGAATTTGTCGTAGGAGCCGAAGAAAGAGTGGGAAATAAAAGCCTTTTCATCAATAAAATCAAGGTGAGGGATGGAGCATTCCGATCCAGAAAAGGCGATGTTGTGCTTGCAAAATACGTAAAACGGATTTTTGCGAGAAAGAAATGGGAAGGTTCGGGTCAGCGTGAATTCCGAAGAGGGCCGTGGTAA
- a CDS encoding MazG nucleotide pyrophosphohydrolase domain-containing protein encodes MEISEFQKLMSEMYAHNDRKREGKATMLWLVEEIGELAEAIRREEPENIEEELADCFAWIGALANLYGVNLEEAFLKKYSGMCPTCKRKPCICTD; translated from the coding sequence ATGGAGATCTCAGAATTCCAGAAGCTAATGTCTGAAATGTATGCACATAATGACAGGAAGAGGGAAGGTAAGGCTACCATGCTCTGGCTGGTTGAGGAAATTGGAGAACTTGCCGAAGCCATACGCAGGGAAGAGCCAGAAAATATAGAAGAGGAACTTGCAGATTGCTTCGCCTGGATAGGGGCGCTTGCCAATCTTTACGGTGTGAATCTCGAGGAAGCCTTCCTTAAGAAGTATTCTGGTATGTGCCCTACCTGCAAACGGAAGCCCTGTATCTGTACGGACTGA
- a CDS encoding class I SAM-dependent methyltransferase, translating into MDKSDTFKLANSQANFTKNHFLAWDKEYTHLKWGGPAPVRDIQAYLLPGSTVLDAGSGNGRYLGELSRHYSAVGIDISLTALNGSRAQLARSGRFAEHLGASISDLPFKGQVFDGILCYGVLQHLFIKERESAVKEFSYILRKGGFFFFEAFGYKDMRCGGEASIPFEEKTFARQNGIIYHYFTIEEVRALFKGFGILTLEDVIKEKVFKGNVYRRHLIKGVFRKT; encoded by the coding sequence ATGGATAAATCGGATACTTTTAAGCTTGCAAATTCACAGGCAAATTTCACGAAAAATCATTTCTTGGCCTGGGATAAAGAATACACCCACCTGAAATGGGGTGGGCCTGCCCCTGTTCGGGATATACAGGCTTATCTGCTGCCCGGGTCTACGGTTCTTGATGCAGGTTCGGGAAATGGTAGATACCTTGGGGAACTTTCAAGGCATTACAGTGCAGTAGGAATTGATATTTCTTTAACGGCTCTGAATGGTTCCAGAGCTCAGCTTGCAAGGAGCGGCAGGTTTGCCGAACACCTTGGTGCAAGTATCTCGGACCTGCCATTCAAAGGCCAGGTTTTTGACGGAATTCTCTGTTACGGGGTACTTCAGCATCTCTTTATAAAAGAAAGGGAATCCGCTGTAAAAGAGTTCAGTTATATACTCAGGAAGGGTGGTTTTTTCTTTTTCGAGGCCTTCGGCTATAAGGATATGCGCTGTGGAGGAGAAGCTTCAATCCCTTTTGAAGAGAAGACTTTTGCCCGGCAAAACGGAATAATCTACCACTATTTTACTATAGAAGAGGTTAGGGCACTTTTCAAAGGATTTGGGATTCTAACGCTGGAAGATGTAATAAAAGAAAAAGTTTTCAAAGGGAATGTTTACAGAAGGCATTTGATAAAAGGCGTCTTTCGAAAAACTTGA
- a CDS encoding nucleoside 2-deoxyribosyltransferase, with protein sequence MEKLEKMEISEKRSPKIFLSGSIRGGRQLLETYRFMFDTLEEAGAEVLSWHVADPELEKTEMKMTEEEIYARDMGLLVKSDALIAEVTVPSTGVGYEICRALVQGIPVLCLYSPDAAVSAMVLGNSDHLLEARAYTDKTSLKKIITEFIRAF encoded by the coding sequence ATGGAAAAACTGGAGAAAATGGAGATTTCGGAAAAAAGAAGCCCAAAAATCTTTTTGTCGGGTTCGATCCGTGGAGGGAGGCAACTGCTTGAGACGTACAGGTTTATGTTTGATACTCTCGAAGAAGCTGGGGCTGAAGTGTTGAGCTGGCATGTTGCAGATCCTGAGCTGGAAAAAACCGAAATGAAAATGACAGAAGAAGAGATCTATGCCAGGGATATGGGTTTGCTTGTAAAAAGTGATGCTTTGATTGCAGAAGTAACAGTACCTTCCACAGGTGTGGGTTACGAAATCTGCAGGGCGCTTGTACAGGGAATTCCCGTGCTCTGTCTTTACAGCCCTGATGCCGCAGTCTCGGCAATGGTACTGGGAAATTCCGACCATTTACTTGAGGCAAGAGCGTATACGGACAAAACCTCGCTCAAAAAAATTATTACTGAGTTTATCCGGGCTTTCTGA
- a CDS encoding pyridoxamine 5'-phosphate oxidase family protein — MVKLDEKMKTAFSKVKIFPVATASKDGVPNVVPIGFCQLVDDETIWIADNFMLKSLANLKENPNVAVYVWGPDTGGCFQIKGKADIIDSGEKFEKMQSIVHAAKPGLPAKTLIEVEITEAFQCAPGPDAGKKLL, encoded by the coding sequence ATGGTAAAATTAGATGAAAAGATGAAAACCGCCTTTTCAAAGGTGAAGATCTTTCCTGTAGCTACGGCCTCAAAGGATGGAGTTCCAAACGTAGTACCTATAGGATTCTGCCAGCTTGTGGATGATGAAACAATCTGGATTGCAGATAATTTCATGCTTAAGTCCCTGGCAAACCTGAAAGAGAATCCGAATGTTGCAGTTTACGTTTGGGGTCCTGATACAGGTGGCTGCTTCCAGATAAAAGGTAAAGCGGATATTATTGATTCTGGGGAAAAGTTTGAAAAAATGCAGTCGATTGTGCATGCAGCAAAACCCGGGCTTCCTGCAAAAACTCTCATAGAAGTCGAGATTACCGAGGCATTCCAGTGTGCTCCTGGCCCGGATGCAGGAAAGAAATTGCTCTGA
- a CDS encoding methyltransferase cognate corrinoid protein, with amino-acid sequence MANKEEIIAKAKEAITDFDDELAEEVANEALAAGVDPVELIEKGFTAGMEEVGEKFGQGELFLPHVLAAAEAMNAGIKVITPEMERRKSQTKSLGTVAIGTIEGDIHSIGKDIVASMLNIAGFKVVDLGRDVPIKTFVEKVKELKPQVVASSALMTTTMVNQIQIEEQLKEAGVRDQVKTMVGGAPVTQDWADKIGADIYGESANDAVAKVKAALSV; translated from the coding sequence ATGGCAAACAAAGAAGAAATCATTGCAAAAGCAAAAGAAGCAATCACTGACTTTGACGACGAACTTGCAGAAGAAGTAGCAAATGAAGCCCTTGCCGCAGGAGTTGACCCTGTAGAGCTTATTGAGAAAGGCTTTACCGCAGGCATGGAAGAAGTAGGAGAAAAATTCGGTCAGGGTGAACTTTTCCTGCCCCACGTACTTGCAGCTGCCGAGGCAATGAATGCCGGTATAAAAGTTATCACCCCTGAAATGGAAAGGCGCAAGTCTCAGACCAAGAGCCTCGGAACCGTTGCTATCGGGACCATCGAAGGCGACATCCATTCCATCGGAAAGGACATTGTAGCTTCCATGCTTAACATTGCAGGTTTCAAAGTAGTGGACCTCGGAAGAGATGTCCCAATTAAGACTTTTGTAGAAAAAGTGAAAGAACTTAAACCCCAGGTTGTTGCATCCTCCGCACTTATGACAACCACGATGGTCAACCAGATCCAGATTGAGGAACAGCTGAAAGAAGCAGGTGTCCGTGACCAGGTAAAGACTATGGTCGGTGGCGCTCCTGTTACCCAGGACTGGGCAGACAAGATCGGCGCAGATATCTACGGCGAAAGCGCTAATGACGCAGTTGCCAAAGTAAAAGCAGCCCTGAGCGTCTGA
- a CDS encoding DUF3656 domain-containing U32 family peptidase, with protein sequence MKPEKPELLAPAGSMEAFIAAVENGADAVYLGARAFSARGYASNFSEKELEEAIDYAHLRGVKVYVTVNTLLKEEEVENALKLLSWLREIGTDAIIIQDLGLISLSRQYLPDLPLHASTQMTLHNSEGAEFAKKMGIERVVLSRECSLEEIKMIKEKTGTEIEVFIHGALCISYSGQCLLSSLIGGRSGNRGFCAQPCRKKYRLYCEGKQIKTTGSYLLSPKDLNTTSGLGALIEAGIESFKIEGRMKRPEYVAGVVRIYRRLIDRYIANPAEYYVSEEEQEILTQLFNRGFTQGYFFEKPRQELMSRENPHNRGVPMGTVTGYDRRLNRIRVKLSRHLRLGDGIMVENAETRPEDKGKIISSMYAGKGPVYSAGVGDTVEIPFDSRAPSGSTVYRTHDKMLMDSLKKESESGSLRPKIPVSITAAVASGKTIRLEVKDRDSNAVTIESEYLVENAKKQPTSKARIEKQLSKLGNTIFEAAELHVTVEEDIFIPVGQLNELRTKAIEQLENLRISRWKRKPLDTLQSYESGEKGSVDRVPVDRAQVENESTTRESVEKVGQEAEKTVQECLPIHPMLSVSVYSLEGLEGALAGGADRIYFGEGLFRRPVTTGQEKGSEKGKGSGAVFEKAVSETQKAGKNIYFITPKLVKDPRMESIEKIFSRVRELGANGVLVSNLGTLGLAKAEKIPFIADSPLNIFNSRTFAFILQEGAQMAVISPELTLEELKSIASRGPAECIVYGRLELMESEHCLTGGLLGNNKGQCSAPCRSGKFTLVDEKNYEFPLLMDYECRMHLLNSRSLCMLEYVPEILENGVSSLRVETLGMDNPDEIQKVTRAYRKAIDTYLETGKQGPENCEKLGKGFTTGHYFRGVQ encoded by the coding sequence ATGAAGCCTGAAAAACCGGAACTGCTTGCCCCGGCAGGAAGCATGGAAGCTTTTATTGCAGCCGTCGAAAATGGAGCGGATGCCGTATACCTCGGAGCTCGGGCTTTCAGTGCTCGGGGGTATGCCTCAAACTTTTCAGAGAAAGAGCTTGAAGAAGCCATCGATTATGCTCACCTGAGAGGCGTGAAAGTATACGTAACCGTAAATACGCTACTCAAGGAAGAAGAAGTAGAAAACGCCCTCAAGCTGCTTTCCTGGCTGAGAGAAATAGGGACCGATGCAATCATAATTCAAGATCTTGGACTTATCTCGCTTTCAAGACAATATCTGCCTGACCTTCCGCTGCATGCGAGCACCCAAATGACTTTACATAATAGCGAAGGGGCTGAATTCGCAAAAAAAATGGGAATAGAGAGGGTCGTGCTCTCAAGGGAATGTTCACTTGAAGAAATAAAAATGATTAAAGAGAAAACTGGGACTGAAATAGAGGTTTTCATACATGGGGCTCTCTGTATTTCCTATTCCGGCCAGTGTCTCCTGAGCAGCCTTATAGGGGGAAGAAGCGGAAACCGGGGTTTCTGTGCCCAGCCGTGCCGTAAAAAATACAGGCTGTATTGCGAAGGGAAACAAATCAAAACAACAGGCAGTTACCTCTTAAGCCCAAAAGACCTTAACACAACCTCAGGCCTGGGAGCTCTTATAGAAGCCGGGATTGAATCTTTCAAAATCGAAGGCCGGATGAAAAGGCCGGAATATGTTGCAGGGGTCGTCAGGATTTACCGCCGCCTGATTGACAGGTATATTGCAAACCCTGCAGAGTATTACGTTTCCGAAGAAGAGCAGGAAATACTAACCCAGCTATTTAACAGGGGTTTTACTCAGGGTTACTTTTTTGAAAAACCACGCCAGGAGCTCATGAGCCGTGAGAACCCACACAACCGTGGAGTTCCGATGGGTACGGTTACAGGGTATGACAGGCGTTTAAACCGTATCCGGGTAAAACTTTCCCGACATCTTCGTCTCGGAGACGGGATAATGGTTGAAAATGCAGAGACCAGGCCCGAAGATAAAGGAAAAATCATATCCTCAATGTATGCCGGAAAAGGCCCAGTATACAGTGCAGGAGTCGGAGATACGGTAGAAATTCCTTTTGATTCAAGGGCACCCTCAGGAAGCACAGTATACAGGACACATGACAAAATGCTTATGGATTCCCTAAAAAAAGAAAGCGAATCCGGGAGCCTGAGGCCTAAAATTCCTGTATCTATCACGGCAGCCGTTGCATCAGGGAAAACTATCAGGCTTGAGGTAAAAGACAGAGACTCAAATGCAGTAACAATTGAGTCTGAATATCTGGTTGAGAACGCCAAAAAGCAACCAACTTCAAAGGCCCGCATCGAAAAACAACTTTCAAAACTCGGAAACACGATTTTTGAGGCTGCTGAACTCCATGTCACTGTGGAAGAAGATATTTTCATTCCTGTAGGGCAGTTGAACGAGCTGAGGACAAAAGCAATAGAACAGCTTGAAAATCTGCGGATTTCCAGGTGGAAACGAAAACCTCTTGATACTCTACAGTCCTACGAATCTGGAGAAAAGGGATCAGTAGATAGAGTACCAGTAGACAGAGCACAAGTCGAAAATGAATCAACAACAAGAGAATCAGTAGAAAAGGTAGGCCAAGAAGCCGAAAAAACTGTTCAAGAGTGCCTTCCTATACATCCGATGCTCTCGGTTTCGGTGTATTCTCTTGAAGGGCTCGAAGGGGCACTTGCAGGCGGAGCAGATAGGATTTATTTCGGCGAAGGGCTTTTCAGAAGACCGGTAACTACAGGGCAAGAAAAGGGCTCGGAAAAGGGAAAAGGATCTGGCGCAGTTTTTGAAAAAGCTGTCTCTGAGACTCAAAAGGCAGGCAAGAATATCTATTTCATTACTCCAAAGCTTGTTAAAGATCCCAGAATGGAGTCTATAGAAAAAATATTTTCTCGTGTAAGGGAACTGGGGGCTAACGGGGTCCTTGTTTCAAACCTGGGAACCCTTGGCCTCGCAAAAGCTGAGAAAATCCCTTTTATTGCGGACAGTCCTCTGAACATCTTTAACAGCCGTACCTTCGCTTTTATATTGCAGGAAGGGGCTCAGATGGCTGTGATTTCTCCGGAGCTAACCCTTGAGGAATTAAAAAGCATTGCGTCTCGTGGGCCTGCAGAGTGTATTGTTTACGGCAGGCTTGAACTGATGGAATCCGAACATTGCCTTACAGGCGGGCTTCTCGGGAACAACAAAGGGCAGTGTAGCGCTCCATGCAGGTCAGGAAAGTTTACACTGGTAGATGAGAAAAACTATGAGTTTCCCTTGCTCATGGACTATGAATGCAGAATGCACCTCCTTAACTCAAGATCACTCTGCATGCTTGAATACGTTCCTGAAATTCTCGAAAACGGAGTTTCAAGCCTCAGGGTAGAAACCCTCGGAATGGATAATCCGGACGAAATCCAAAAAGTGACCAGAGCCTACAGAAAAGCAATTGATACTTATCTTGAAACCGGGAAACAGGGGCCGGAAAACTGCGAAAAACTTGGGAAGGGTTTTACTACAGGGCATTATTTCAGAGGTGTACAGTAA
- a CDS encoding DMT family transporter, which yields MEGFSVDLKALKKQESKRKISKGYMWALFCAVFWGIWYLPGTVVWVLNPFDEMYNTVAKTGGDGTALVVTAILITAFNALTVMLALMLWNGVLGKYGELVRTMKEFHPCSKWFFLASIFGGPMAILGSFIAMGFIGGAFAAVAALLYPVVGSILAYYWYGEKISKRAAMGIGVIILGGITIFGGGLLTELSSGNVQWIGYLGGLMAAAGWGIEGAIAGKGLDISEPDVGLTLRFVGENLIWWVIIVPILAIFGYPMYSFALQAFEPLTLLVLIFAGITFGFCYVCWYKSFPLIGVGRGQGIGNLYGLFAIIFIFLFFGDVPQWTILVGGTLCVIGSFVMFTEDTSALETLRGE from the coding sequence ATGGAGGGATTTTCCGTGGATTTAAAAGCTTTAAAAAAACAGGAAAGCAAAAGAAAAATCAGTAAAGGGTATATGTGGGCCCTTTTCTGTGCTGTGTTCTGGGGTATCTGGTATCTTCCAGGGACTGTTGTGTGGGTGCTGAACCCCTTTGATGAAATGTATAATACTGTTGCGAAAACCGGCGGTGACGGCACAGCTCTTGTTGTAACGGCTATTCTGATTACGGCCTTCAACGCTCTTACTGTCATGCTGGCGCTTATGCTCTGGAATGGAGTGCTTGGCAAATACGGGGAACTTGTCCGGACAATGAAGGAATTCCACCCATGTTCCAAGTGGTTCTTCCTTGCCTCTATCTTCGGAGGACCGATGGCAATTCTCGGTTCTTTCATTGCTATGGGCTTTATTGGTGGAGCATTCGCAGCTGTTGCAGCTCTTCTTTACCCTGTGGTGGGCTCGATTCTTGCTTACTACTGGTATGGAGAAAAGATCTCTAAAAGAGCGGCAATGGGTATAGGAGTCATCATTTTAGGGGGCATTACGATCTTCGGTGGCGGGCTTCTGACCGAGCTTTCTTCAGGAAACGTCCAGTGGATCGGATATCTCGGTGGCTTGATGGCCGCTGCCGGCTGGGGTATTGAAGGTGCAATCGCAGGTAAGGGACTTGACATTTCAGAGCCGGACGTAGGGCTGACCCTCAGGTTCGTAGGTGAAAACCTGATCTGGTGGGTTATTATTGTTCCGATACTCGCAATTTTCGGCTACCCGATGTATTCCTTTGCACTTCAGGCCTTTGAACCCCTGACCCTGCTTGTCCTTATCTTTGCAGGGATTACGTTTGGTTTCTGTTATGTCTGCTGGTACAAGTCCTTCCCGCTGATCGGGGTTGGAAGAGGCCAGGGTATAGGAAACCTCTACGGGCTATTTGCTATCATTTTCATTTTCCTCTTCTTCGGGGATGTCCCACAGTGGACCATCCTTGTCGGAGGCACTCTCTGTGTTATTGGTAGTTTCGTTATGTTTACAGAAGACACAAGTGCACTTGAAACTCTGAGAGGTGAGTGA
- a CDS encoding bifunctional nuclease family protein, translated as MDIDTYEDFKEIRVRDVYIVDVFTDPTPVVLLEDLQGNMLPIYIGHLEALSIGNVIKNISPPRPLAHDLMLTIFERLDVKIEGVLIDEKVDKIYYARLLIKKDNAIMQFDARPSDCIALALRVGAPIRVRKNVLENSEVEMSRLEGARVINIFG; from the coding sequence ATGGACATCGACACTTATGAAGATTTTAAGGAAATTCGAGTCAGGGATGTTTATATAGTCGATGTTTTTACAGACCCAACTCCTGTAGTGCTTCTTGAAGATCTGCAGGGGAATATGCTACCTATATACATAGGGCATCTCGAAGCTCTCTCAATAGGAAATGTAATTAAAAATATTTCTCCTCCCAGGCCTCTGGCTCATGACCTTATGCTCACTATTTTTGAGAGGCTCGACGTAAAAATCGAGGGTGTTTTGATTGACGAAAAAGTGGATAAAATCTATTATGCCCGGCTCCTGATAAAAAAAGACAACGCAATCATGCAGTTTGACGCAAGACCAAGCGACTGCATTGCCCTTGCCCTGCGCGTTGGAGCCCCGATAAGAGTCAGAAAAAATGTGCTTGAAAATTCTGAAGTCGAGATGTCAAGGCTTGAAGGTGCCCGAGTGATAAATATTTTCGGCTAG